CGACCGCGAGGAGATTAAGAAGCGCGTCAAGGCGGCGCTCGGGACCGTGCCGTCCGACGATGACCTCGACCTCTGTCCGCCGATGCGCCCTGACGAGAACTTCATCGAGATGGTAAGCCCTTCGACTCCTCTCCCCTTTCTCCCCGACCCCCCTCTCGGGCTCTTTGTTCTTCTTTTCTATTGCCTGTCCCAACGCTCGGGGGTTCGCAGGGGGGCTGTGCATCGTCAAAGACTTCGACCCCCCTCTCCCTAAGGACGCGGCCCGGACGGCAAGGAACCAGGCGACAGCCGAGGAGGCGAAGCGGAGGAAAGACGACCGGAAGAAGAAGAGGGATGCCAGAGCCACGAGGGAGGAGCGTGAGAAGCGCCGGAAGAGGCAGCGGGCGGCCGGAGAGGAGGAGGAATCGTCAAgcttggacgacgacgacgatgacgaggagAGGGTCGAGCAGGGGGTCCTCCCATACGATTGGTTGGACTCCCtgggtgaggaggaggagccgcctGAGGGGCCGTCCCTCCCGGTTGAAGGGCGGGCGCCGCAGACCCAACTGCTGATCCGCGAGCCGGAGGATCCCGACCTCTGGGGAGCCGCGGCGGCATCGGGCGGGGGAGTCCAGGCCCCAGGAGGTGGCCAGGCCACCACCTCCACAGCGCAGCGCGGCCGAGACGGTGGCGGCCGGGAAGAGGCCCCTCCCTGTGGCCGCTGGGTCGGGCCCCAGCGGGCCGAAGCGGAAACGCCTCCGTCCGACGTCGCAGAGGTAAGAGTCGTTTTTTACGTTGATTGTTTGTGTTGAGCCTTCATTGATGCTAACACTTGCTGTTTTGCAGGAAGGGTCAGCCCGGTGCCCCCCCTGCTTGCGCCGCGGAAGGTGCTAAGGAGACAAGGCCAAGCCTCAGCCGATGGTGCGCCGGGCTCGGACGTTCCTGCCTCGGGGGCGACTGGCGACTTCGGCCACCCCTGCTCTGCCTCAGCCTAGCTCCACCCCGTCTGCCTGGGCAGCGCTGTCGGAGGCAAGGATGGAGGAGTCTGTGGAGGCGGGGATGGCGACGCTGAGGGAGCTATCGCGATTTTGGTCGGACCCCGCTCCCAAAGCGGCGCTCCCTGAGGAGGGCGTGACACCCCTACCACCGACGTCGGGGTCGGCCGTGGAGGTGGGCGCAGACGCTGGAGCCCAGGGAGCCGCGGCGGAAGTGGGCGTGCCTGAGGATCCTTCGGCTCAGGCGGGGGCCGCCGCTGAGGGCG
This DNA window, taken from Miscanthus floridulus cultivar M001 chromosome 13, ASM1932011v1, whole genome shotgun sequence, encodes the following:
- the LOC136499625 gene encoding eukaryotic translation initiation factor 3 subunit A-like translates to MVPGAPLERTVLVSEGLDREEIKKRVKAALGTVPSDDDLDLCPPMRPDENFIEMDAARTARNQATAEEAKRRKDDRKKKRDARATREEREKRRKRQRAAGEEEESSSLDDDDDDEERVEQGVLPYDWLDSLGEEEEPPEGPSLPVEGRAPQTQLLIREPEDPDLWGAAAASGGGVQAPGGGQATTSTAQRGRDGGGREEAPPCGRWVGPQRAEAETPPSDVAEEGSARCPPCLRRGRC